One region of Glycine max cultivar Williams 82 chromosome 9, Glycine_max_v4.0, whole genome shotgun sequence genomic DNA includes:
- the LOC100813201 gene encoding thymidine kinase a yields MKSLLNPKFSALSPKASPFALFSLPSSRFSFRSNPRRIPNRLLRLNPSPCSSNNFCCTIQNRSLQTEPSPPPSGEIHVIVGPMFAGKTTSLLRRIQSETTNGRNVAIIKSSKDTRYGLDSIVTHDGAELPCWALENLSSFKQKFGIDAYEKLDVIGIDEAQFFDDLYEFCLQAADHDGKTVIVAGLDGNYLRRSFGSVLDIIPLADSVTKLTARCEICGKRACFTLRKTQDKQIELIGGVDVYMPVCRQHYVSGQVAMEATRHVLESHKVECASHT; encoded by the exons ATGAAGTCCCTTCTCAACCCAAAGTTCTCAGCTTTATCTCCCAAAGCTTCTCCTTTTGCTCTGTTCTCACTTCCTTCTTCTCGATTCTCCTTCCGCAGCAACCCGCGTCGAATCCCCAATCGTCTTCTTCGCCTCAACCCATCACCCTGTTCGTCCAATAATTTCTGTTGCACCATTCAAAATCGAAGTTTGCAAACGGAGCCCTCGCCGCCTCCCTCCGGCGAGATTCACGTCATTGTGGGGCCCATGTTCGCCGGAAAAACCACATCGCTCCTTCGTCGGATTCAGTCGGAAACCACCAACGGCAG AAATGTAGCAATAATTAAATCAAGCAAGGATACAAGATATGGATTAGACTCAATTGTTACACACGATGGTGCAGAATTACCATGTTGGGCACTGGAAAACTTATCTTCATTCAAGCAGAAGTTTGGAATTGATGCTTATGAGAAG CTGGATGTGATTGGTATTGATGAAGCTCAATTCTTTGATGACCTTTATGAATTCTGTCTTCAAGCTGCTGATCATGATGGAAAAACAGTAATAGTTGCTGGACTAGATGGTAACTATTTGAG GAGGAGCTTTGGTTCCGTCCTTGATATAATTCCCCTTGCTGATTCAGTAACCAAGTTAACTGCCAGATGTGAAATCTGTGGGAAGCGTGCTTGCTTTACCCTGAGGAAGACACAGGATAAGCAGATTGAGCTGATTGGTGGTGTTGATGTCTACATGCCTGTGTGTCGCCAGCACTATGTCAGTGGACAGGTAGCCATGGAAGCCACAAGGCATGTCCTTGAATCTCACAAGGTTGAATGTGCCTCCCATACATAA